In a genomic window of Cuculus canorus isolate bCucCan1 chromosome Z, bCucCan1.pri, whole genome shotgun sequence:
- the CDK7 gene encoding cyclin-dependent kinase 7 isoform X3, translating into MDARARAKRYEKIDFLGEGQFATVYKAKDKNDNRIVAIKKIKLGHRSEAKDGINRTALREIKLLQELSHANIIGLLDAFGHKSNISLVFDFMETDLEVIIKDTSIVLTQSHIKAYMLMTLQGLEYLHQHWILHRDLKPNNLLLDENGVLKLADFGLAKSFGSPNRVYTHQVVTRWYRAPELLFGARMYGVGVDMWAVGCILAELLLRVPFLPGDSDLDQLTRIFETLGTPSEEQWPGMTSLPDYVTFKSFPGMPLQHIFSAAGDDLLSLLQGLFTFNPCTRFTATQALKEKYFSNRPGPTPGNQLPRPNCPAEALKEQQNALFNLKRKRTDGVDQASRLQ; encoded by the exons ATGGACGCGCGGGCCCGCGCCAAGCGCTACGAGAAGATCGACTTCTTGGGGGAGGGGCAG TTTGCCACCGTCTATAAGGCGAAGGACAAGAACGACAACCGGATCGTGGCCATCAAAAAG attaaaCTGGGACATAGATCAGAAGCTAAAGACG GAATCAACAGAACAGCCCTCAGGGAGATAAAATTGTTACAGGAACTAAGCCATGCAAATATTATTGGT cTTCTAGATGCATTTGGACACAAGTCCAATATTAGTTTGGTGTTTGATTTTATGGAGACAGATCTTGAG GTTATTATAAAGGATACTAGTATTGTGCTGACACAATCTCACATCAAGGCATATATGCTGATGACACTTCAAGGATTAGAGTATTTACATCAACACTGGATTCTACACAGG GACCTTAAACCAAATAATTTGTTGTTAGATGAAAATGGAGTTTTAAAATTGGCTGACTTTGGCTTAGCAAAATCTTTTGGAAGCCCAAATAGAGTTTATACACATCAGGTAGTAACAAG gtGGTACCGAGCCCCAGAACTATTGTTTGGTGCTAGAATGTATGGTGTTGGTGTTGATATGTGGGCTGTTGGTTGTATTTTGGCTGAATTGCTCCTCAGG GTTCCTTTTTTGCCTGGAGACTCGGATCTTGACCAGCTGACGAGGATATTTGAAACACTGGGCACTCCATCAGAAGAACAGTGGCCT gGGATGACAAGTCTTCCAGATTATGTCACATTTAAGTCTTTCCCTGGAATGCCACTTCAACATATCTTCAGTGCAGCTGGTGATGATTTGCTGAGTCTTCTGCAAGGCTTATTCACATTTAATCCTTGTACTAGGTTTACAGCTACTCAG GCATTGAAAGAGAAGTATTTCAGTAACAGACCAGGACCCACTCCAGGAAATCAGCTGCCAAGACCCAACTGTCCTGCAGAAGCTCTAAAGGAGCAACAAAATGcacttttcaatttaaaaaggaaaagaacagacgGAGTAGATCAAG CCTCAAGATTGCAATAA
- the CDK7 gene encoding cyclin-dependent kinase 7 isoform X2: MDARARAKRYEKIDFLGEGQFATVYKAKDKNDNRIVAIKKIKLGHRSEAKDGINRTALREIKLLQELSHANIIGLLDAFGHKSNISLVFDFMETDLEVIIKDTSIVLTQSHIKAYMLMTLQGLEYLHQHWILHRDLKPNNLLLDENGVLKLADFGLAKSFGSPNRVYTHQVVTRWYRAPELLFGARMYGVGVDMWAVGCILAELLLRVPFLPGDSDLDQLTRIFETLGTPSEEQWPGMTSLPDYVTFKSFPGMPLQHIFSAAGDDLLSLLQGLFTFNPCTRFTATQALKEKYFSNRPGPTPGNQLPRPNCPAEALKEQQNALFNLKRKRTDGVDQGLPKKLIF; encoded by the exons ATGGACGCGCGGGCCCGCGCCAAGCGCTACGAGAAGATCGACTTCTTGGGGGAGGGGCAG TTTGCCACCGTCTATAAGGCGAAGGACAAGAACGACAACCGGATCGTGGCCATCAAAAAG attaaaCTGGGACATAGATCAGAAGCTAAAGACG GAATCAACAGAACAGCCCTCAGGGAGATAAAATTGTTACAGGAACTAAGCCATGCAAATATTATTGGT cTTCTAGATGCATTTGGACACAAGTCCAATATTAGTTTGGTGTTTGATTTTATGGAGACAGATCTTGAG GTTATTATAAAGGATACTAGTATTGTGCTGACACAATCTCACATCAAGGCATATATGCTGATGACACTTCAAGGATTAGAGTATTTACATCAACACTGGATTCTACACAGG GACCTTAAACCAAATAATTTGTTGTTAGATGAAAATGGAGTTTTAAAATTGGCTGACTTTGGCTTAGCAAAATCTTTTGGAAGCCCAAATAGAGTTTATACACATCAGGTAGTAACAAG gtGGTACCGAGCCCCAGAACTATTGTTTGGTGCTAGAATGTATGGTGTTGGTGTTGATATGTGGGCTGTTGGTTGTATTTTGGCTGAATTGCTCCTCAGG GTTCCTTTTTTGCCTGGAGACTCGGATCTTGACCAGCTGACGAGGATATTTGAAACACTGGGCACTCCATCAGAAGAACAGTGGCCT gGGATGACAAGTCTTCCAGATTATGTCACATTTAAGTCTTTCCCTGGAATGCCACTTCAACATATCTTCAGTGCAGCTGGTGATGATTTGCTGAGTCTTCTGCAAGGCTTATTCACATTTAATCCTTGTACTAGGTTTACAGCTACTCAG GCATTGAAAGAGAAGTATTTCAGTAACAGACCAGGACCCACTCCAGGAAATCAGCTGCCAAGACCCAACTGTCCTGCAGAAGCTCTAAAGGAGCAACAAAATGcacttttcaatttaaaaaggaaaagaacagacgGAGTAGATCAAG GATTACcaaaaaaactgattttttga
- the CDK7 gene encoding cyclin-dependent kinase 7 isoform X1, producing MDARARAKRYEKIDFLGEGQFATVYKAKDKNDNRIVAIKKIKLGHRSEAKDGINRTALREIKLLQELSHANIIGLLDAFGHKSNISLVFDFMETDLEVIIKDTSIVLTQSHIKAYMLMTLQGLEYLHQHWILHRDLKPNNLLLDENGVLKLADFGLAKSFGSPNRVYTHQVVTRWYRAPELLFGARMYGVGVDMWAVGCILAELLLRVPFLPGDSDLDQLTRIFETLGTPSEEQWPGMTSLPDYVTFKSFPGMPLQHIFSAAGDDLLSLLQGLFTFNPCTRFTATQALKEKYFSNRPGPTPGNQLPRPNCPAEALKEQQNALFNLKRKRTDGVDQDSLEKFIMLAAAANSINQLRIDVSPEYIK from the exons ATGGACGCGCGGGCCCGCGCCAAGCGCTACGAGAAGATCGACTTCTTGGGGGAGGGGCAG TTTGCCACCGTCTATAAGGCGAAGGACAAGAACGACAACCGGATCGTGGCCATCAAAAAG attaaaCTGGGACATAGATCAGAAGCTAAAGACG GAATCAACAGAACAGCCCTCAGGGAGATAAAATTGTTACAGGAACTAAGCCATGCAAATATTATTGGT cTTCTAGATGCATTTGGACACAAGTCCAATATTAGTTTGGTGTTTGATTTTATGGAGACAGATCTTGAG GTTATTATAAAGGATACTAGTATTGTGCTGACACAATCTCACATCAAGGCATATATGCTGATGACACTTCAAGGATTAGAGTATTTACATCAACACTGGATTCTACACAGG GACCTTAAACCAAATAATTTGTTGTTAGATGAAAATGGAGTTTTAAAATTGGCTGACTTTGGCTTAGCAAAATCTTTTGGAAGCCCAAATAGAGTTTATACACATCAGGTAGTAACAAG gtGGTACCGAGCCCCAGAACTATTGTTTGGTGCTAGAATGTATGGTGTTGGTGTTGATATGTGGGCTGTTGGTTGTATTTTGGCTGAATTGCTCCTCAGG GTTCCTTTTTTGCCTGGAGACTCGGATCTTGACCAGCTGACGAGGATATTTGAAACACTGGGCACTCCATCAGAAGAACAGTGGCCT gGGATGACAAGTCTTCCAGATTATGTCACATTTAAGTCTTTCCCTGGAATGCCACTTCAACATATCTTCAGTGCAGCTGGTGATGATTTGCTGAGTCTTCTGCAAGGCTTATTCACATTTAATCCTTGTACTAGGTTTACAGCTACTCAG GCATTGAAAGAGAAGTATTTCAGTAACAGACCAGGACCCACTCCAGGAAATCAGCTGCCAAGACCCAACTGTCCTGCAGAAGCTCTAAAGGAGCAACAAAATGcacttttcaatttaaaaaggaaaagaacagacgGAGTAGATCAAG ATTCATTGGAGAAATTCATCAtgcttgctgctgcagcaaacagCATTAACCAGCTCAGAATAGATGTATCTCCAGAATATATAAAGTGA